The following is a genomic window from Thalassoglobus sp. JC818.
GTGGAATGGAACGCCGACTTGGCACCAATCCAATCAGCATGTCTGGTCCATCGATCAATGGACCACTCGTCCTCGACATGACCACCAGCGCAACCGCCGAAGGAAAGTTGCGCGTCGCAAAACAATCGGGAAAGACTGTCCCTGACGGAATGATCATCGACGGGTACGGAAAACCTTCCTGTGATCCGAATGCCTACTATGACAAGCCATTCGGCTCTATCCTCCCGCTCGGAGGTCCCGGATTGGGACACAAAGGGTACGGTCTTTCCGTCATGGTCGACGTCTTCTGCGGCATGCTTTCCGGCAGCGGTGTCTGCCGCACAGATCTCCCTCGTGGAGCCAACGGGGTTTGGCTGCACCTGATGGATGTCGAACAATTCCTTCCACGCGATGAGTATGATGAGTGGATGTCGAAATACGTGAGCCATCTGAAAGATTGCCCACGATTGCCCGGAGTTGACGAAATCCTCCTTCCGGGAGAACTCGAAGAACGAGTCAAGCAACAGCGCTCAGCCAACGGAGTCGAAATTCCACCAGAGACTTGGAGACAAATCTCGGAGTTGGCGGCATCATTGAATGTCTCTCTCGATTTCGCGGCAGAGAGTTCATCGTAAAAGCTCAAACTAACTTCAGCGACACGCGTCTTCATTCAACTTAAGGTCGCTTCATGCTTCGTATCTCGACGGTCCTCAGAAGTATTCTTCCGCTCGTCGCTGTCATGATTTCGACAGCGACGGGACAGGAAATCGATTTCACGAGAGACATTCGTCCAATCCTTTCAGGGAGATGCTATGCCTGTCATGGTCCCGATCCGGAAACTCGTGAAGCTGGCCTGAGACTCGATCAGGAAGAGGCATCACAACAGACTCTCGACAGCGGCGAAGCAGCGATCGTTCCCCATGACTGGAGCAAGAGCGAACTCATCGTTCGCGTGACCACGTCAGACGACTACTCACGGATGCCTCCGCCGGAGCACGGAGCTGCGCTGACAGCAAAAGAGATTGACCTGATCAAACGATGGATTGAACAGGGAGCAAATTACGCTCGCCATTGGTCATTCGATCCCCCTCAACGCCCCGACCTCCCGGATGTGGGCAACTCCAACTGGCCGCTGAATCCGATCGACAATTTCGTTCTGGACCGATTGGATCAAGAAGGGCTCAAGCCATCTCCGATGGCCGACCGCAGCACACTCATTCGCAGAGTCTCTCTCGATCTGACAGGACTTCCCCCAACCCCCGGAGAAGTCGAAAGCTTCGTCAATGACAATTCCCCCGACGCTTACGAACGCCTCGTCGAGCGACTACTCAGCTCGCCACGATTCGGCGAACGTTGGGGGCGGATCTGGCTCGACCTTGCTCGCTATGCAGACTCGGCTGGGTACGCTGATGATCCTCCGCGAGAGATCTGGAAGTACCGCGACTGGGTCATTAACGCGATCAACGACGGAATGCCCTTCGACCAGTTCACGATTGAACAAATCGCCGGCGACCTTCTTCCCGATCCGACAGACAATCAGTTAATCGCAACCGCGTTTCATCGGAACACGATGACCAACAGCGAAGGAGGAACCGATGACGAAGAGTTTCGCAGTGCTGCGATCGTTGATCGTGTGAATACAACCATGCAAACCTGGATGGGTTTGACGATGGGATGTGCGCAATGCCACACGCACAAATACGATCCGATCACCCAGACGGAATACTATCAGGTGTACGCCATCTTCAATCAAACTGAAGATGCCGATCGGCGTGATGAAGCCCCTGTCCTTAAAACCTGGACACCTGAACTCCTCGTCAAAAAACAGCGGCTCGAAGAACGAATCCGCTCGTTGCAGAAACAACTCGATGAAAGTGCCAGCCCCGGTAACTCCGAACTCGTTGGCGCGGGTACTCCAACAGGCCCTGTGGTTGCACGGTATGTCAGAATCGAACTTCCCGAAGAAGACCAGATACTTTCGCTGGCGGAAGTTCAAGTCTTTTCCGGTGATGAAAACCTGGCACTCAACAAACCCGCAACGCAAAGCTCCACAGCTTATGACGGCCCGCCTGAGTTGGCAGTTGACGGGAATACTTCGGGAGAGTTCTTCGAGCAAAAATCCACGACACACACCGAAAAGGAAAACTCGCCGTGGTGGATGGTCGACCTGCAACGCGATGCAGAGATTAGCCTCATCAAAGTCTGGAATCGAAACGATAGTCCAACGATCTTCCAAAGACTCAACGGTTTTCGTGTCGTGCTCCTTGATCAGGAGAAAAAACCGGTTTGGGCGAAGACTGTTTCAAAAGCTGCCGAGTTCGACTCGACAATCCAAGTTCCTCAAACCGAAACTGCCTTTTCGAACGACGAAGTTCGCGAACTCATCACAGTCCTGCAGCAGCACTCACCGCGCATCAAAGCGTTGCAGAAAGAGATCGATCAACTCAAAAAGCAACAGGCAAACCTGTCGCCGATCAACACTCCGATCATGCGTGAACTCCCCGCTGAGAAACAGCGGACAACGCACATTCAAATTCGCGGCAACTTTCTCGACCTTGGCGATGAAGTTCAGGCTGGTGTCTTGAACGAGTTCCATCCGATCGAAGTTGACACTCCCAATCGACTCGAATTCGCCCGCTGGTTGATGTCTCCCGACAATCCGCTGACTGCACGAGTTCTGGCCAATCGCCACTGGGAAGTTCTCTTCGGACGAGGCCTCGTGGAAACCAGTGAAGACTTTGGAATGCAGGGAGAGCTTCCCAGCCACCCCGAATTGCTCGACTGGCTGGCGACCCGTTTCATCGAATCGGGCTGGAGCCAGAAAGACCTGATTCGTTTAATTGTGATATCGGCCACTTACCGACAGTCCTCCGACACCACTCCTGAGATCATCGAGCGAGATCCCGCGAACCGACTACTTACCCGAGGACCACGGTTCCGCCTCTCCGCTGAACTCATTCGCGATCAGGCCCTCTCTCTTTCAGGTTTGCTCAGCGACAAAATGCTTGGAGCGTCGGTCAATCCTCCTCGTCCGAAACTCGGCCTTAAGGCAGCTTTTGGAGGCTCAACCGACTGGGAAACCAGCACCGGAGAAGACAAGTTCCGTCGAGGGATCTACACCACCTGGAGAAGGTCGATTCCATATCCCTCGATGGACGCATTCGATGCTCCGAGTCGGGAAATCTGCACCGTTCGGCGAATCCGAACAAACACCCCACTGCAGGCCCTCGTCACTCTCAATGACCCGGTCTATGTCGAAGCTGCGCAAGCTCTGGCAGGTCGAATCCTCACCGAAGGCGGAGATGAGCTTGAAAAACGCCTCACGTACGGGTTCCAACTCTGTACGTCCCGATCCCCGAATCCCTCTGAGCTGGAAGTTCTGACGAGAACATTTCAACTCGTGCAATCTCAGTTCGAATCGAAAGAGCAAGAGGCTGCCAAGCTGCGAGCCATCCCAGAGATCGCCGAAAGCGATGTCTCATTCGCCGAGCAGGCGAGCTGGACGACCTTGTCAAATGTTTTACTGAATCTTGACGAAACCTTAACGCGTCGGTGACACTCTCCAGCGGCTTGTTGTCAGCGTCGATGGCTCTGACATTTCGCCGATTTGAGATTTTTAAGAGTAGATTTATCAAGATGGTTTCCCCACGCTTCCTGCCGTTGTTTCTGAGTTTACTGACAACGCTTCCGCTGCTGACATCCGGTTGTGCGCCCAAGATTCAGGCTGTCGACGACCTGAACGGGATTCAGTCGACTTTCGACCAATTCAAGACAGCTGTCCGAAACCGCGAGGGAGACGCCGCAGCTGCACTCGTCACAGAGAACTCGATTGAGCGCTTCGACGAACTTCGAAGCTGGGCAGTCTCCGACTCGCCAGAGCAGCTCTCAGAGCGCCCCGTTCTTGAGCAAATCGAAGTCTTGAGGCTCCGCCACGAACTCACTCCAGAACAGCTCAAGAACTCAGATGGGAAAAAGGTCATCGCCATTCTCGTGGAACGGGATGAGCTTCCGACACCATTCGTAAAAGAGTCCCAAATTGCTGAACCAGTATTTCAAGGGGATCGCTGTATTCTTCGAATCTTCGACAATGCCGGTCTGGCCAAAGAGCGTATGACATTCCGCAGAGAAGATGACATCTGGAAACTCGACATCGCCTCGATGGAACACGTCCAAGAGAAAATCTACAACGGGATGAAACGCAAGCGGAAAATGTCCGACGAAGAAATCATTGAAGAAATCTCCGCGACATGGGATGACGACCGCGATATCGATACACTCCAAGACACGACAGATCAAACGGCCCAACCGGATCAGCCGGAGGCCGTTCCTCAATCGGAGACGGAACAGGATTCTCAATGACTATGCGGCAATCGATTGTCTGCGTTTCTCTTCTCTTCACTTCCCTTTCAGCAGCGTACGCACAACGCGACCTGAAAGAGATCCCCTCACCTGATCCAGAGTTGGAACGGGAAACGTTCATTCTCCCTGAGGGATTTGAAGTCAATCTGTTTGCGGCAGACCCCGCGATTGCCAAACCGATTCAGATGAACTTCGATCCGCAAGGACGCCTGTGGATTGCAAGTTCCGAAACTTATCCGCACATCGAACCCGGTGCGGTTGCCAACGACAAGATCCTGTATCTGCAAGATGTCGATGGCGACGGAGTCAGTGATCGAACGGAAATCTTCGCCGACGGTCTTCTGATTCCGACAGGAGTCATTCCCGGAGACGGAGGTGTTTACGTCGGAGCCAGTACTGAGCTTCTGCACTTCAAAGATACCGATGGCGACGGCAAAGCCGACGAAAAAAGAATCGTCCTGTCTGGCTTCGGGACCGAGGACACGCACCACATCCTCCACACCCTGCGATACGGCCCCGAATCACTTCTCTACTTCAATCAGTCAATCTACATCCACAGCCACATCGAAACTCCCTGGGGAATCAGGAGATTGAACGCCGGAGGAATCTGGCGATTCCGACCTGAAACGCTGGAACTCGAAGTGTTCGCGCGTGGACTCGTCAACCAATGGGGAACCGATTTCGACCAGTACGGCCAGACGTTCGCAACAGACGGAGCCGGTGGCGAGGGAATCAATTACATCGTCCCCGGTGCTTCTTACGTCACAGCCTTCGGAGCGAATCGAATTCTCCACGGCCTCAACCCCGGCAGCCCGAAGCATTGTGGACTCGAAATTGTTGAGACACCAGATCTGCCGGAAGACTGGCAGGGAAGTCTGATTACCAACGACTTCCGCGGACACCGTGTCTGTCGATTCGTCCTCACCGAAAGCGGATCGGGATACCGATCTCAGGAACAACAGGAGGTCATTAAGTCCGATCACGTCGCGTTCCGACCCGTTGATGTCAAACAAGGCCCCGATGGATCGATCTACATTGCCGATTGGTACAACCCGATCATTCAACACGGTGAGGTCGACTTCCGAGATCCCCGCCGAGATCACACTCACGGTCGCATCTGGCGAGTGACCTACACAGGAAACAAAACCAATCCACCGCTTGATATTGGATCACTCGACGTTGACCAACTCCTCGAACTCGTGGCCACTTCGAATCGATACTACCGGCAGCAGGCCAAAGTCGTGCTCAAGGAACAAGGGGAAAGCATCCTCCCGACTGTCAAGCAATGGGCGACGTCTGTTAAAGACAACCAACAGGATCGCCTGCTTCTCGAAGGGCTCTGGATTTTCCAATCCCTGGGTCAGCTCGAACATGACCTTTTGAATCGATGCCTCAACTCGGACAATCACAGTGTTCGGGCAGCTGCGACGCGAGTCGTTGGACAAATGGTTTCAAAAATTGACGCCCCGCTCCAGATTCTCTCGGAACGCATTCTCGACTCCCATCCTCAGGTTCGCCTCGAGGCAATCTGTGCTCTGTCGCACGTTACAGATCCCTCTGCGGTGGAAGTCGCTCTGCAAGCTTTGACACTCGATGTCGACGAAAACATCGACTACGCGTTGTGGATGACTTGTCGAGACCTCGAACCTTACTGGGCTCCGGCTCTCGCTCGTGGAGAGCTTTCGCTCGATGCCCCTCCTCAAGCACTTCCGTTCCTGTTGCGAGCAACCAACAACAACACCGGAGTCGCCACGCTTGTCACTCGACTGAAGGACGGCACCCTGACTGCCGATTCGCTGGACGATGCTCTGAAAGTCCTCGCGGATCTTGGAACAAAGGAACATCTCGGCGAGGTTTACGATCTGGTACTCGCTGAGCAAACTCCGTTGAAGCTTCGAGCTGATCTTCTCAACACGCTGACAGAAGCGGCGAGACAACGAAATCAAGTTGCCAACCGACCGCACGACCCTCTTTCAGATCTATTGAATGAAGAGAATCCGGCATTTCGCGTGGCCCTCATTCGGTACGTAGGAGCTTCCAAAGCAACGGAGCTGAGATCAGCCATCGAAGAGCTGATCGCAAAGGAAAACGCGTCTCTCGGAGAACGCATCGAAGCTATCCATTCCTTCGGTCAGTTTTCCGACGCAGCTTCTGCATCTCGGCTGACGCAGGTCGCAAAGTCCCAGATGCCTCCGGAAATTCGCCGTGCTGCGCTCATCGAGTTACTTCGCTTCCGACCGCAACAGGCTCCTGCACTCATCGCCGATTTTCTGCAAACTGCTCCGCCGCAAGTCATCGAACCGCTCTTCTATGCCATCATTCAACGCAAGGGAGCAGAAGCCGCCGTCGCTGCTGCGATGAAAGACCTGTCTTACCCGAAAGACGTGGCTGTGATCGGATCACGCGTCCTAGGATCATCTGGCCAACAGGATTCCGAACTCGCCAAAGTCCTTCGTCAATCCGGACAACTGGCGGACGAGCCCGTTCAGCTCAGCTCTGAAGAAATGCAGCACCTCGTGGCCCAAATTCAAGCCAATGGGAATCCGGCACGCGGTGAAGAAATCTTCCGTCGCGCAGACCTCAACTGTCTGAAATGTCACGCGATTGGACCGGCAGGCGGCCAGATTGGATCGAACCTTGTCAGTCTCGGAGCGACGGCACAATTGGACTACGTCGTTGAGTCACTTCTCGATCCCAACGCCAAAGTGAAAGAAGGCTATCACACCGTGGTCGTTGCGACAGACGAAGGAAAAGTCTACTCGGGAATTCAAACCCGAGAGTCTGATGATTCACTGTATCTCCGCGATGCGGAAGGCCGCGAACACGTCGTCATCAAAGACGAAATCGTTCAACAGAAACAGGGGCTTTCCCTGATGCCCGCCGGTCTGACATCTTCAATTACAAACAACGAACTTTTGGATCTGTGTGCGTTTCTTTCATCGCTGGGACGAACTCCCGAGTTCACAATTGGAACCAAACCCGTCGTCCGAAACTGGGAGACAATCGAAGCCACGAATGAAGCAGCGTATCAATTGCGACGAACGAGCTACGCCGACACAGCCACAGACAACGACGCATTTCAATGGAAAACCGTTTACAGCTACGTTGACGGTCGACTGAATTTGAATGACCTCCCCGAAGTTTTCGTCCGCAATCGCTCTGCCCCCGGAAATCGCGGAATGAGTTTCGTTCGAGTGAAATTCGAATCGACTGACGGAATCGTCGGTTTCGATCTGCAAGATTCAACTGGACTTCAGATCTGGCTCGATGGTCAACCGATCGAATCAGCCAAGCGCATCCAGGCAGAAACCTCCGCAGGTCCTCATCAACTTACCATTGCTGTCGACCGTGCTGTTCGCACTTCTCCAATCCTCTTGAGTCCGGTAAACGGTGATGACTTCGCCATCATCGACCTCCCGGCACAGAATTAAAACGTCGAGAAAGGAAGCCCATTGATGAGGATTGGAATCGTCAGCGATACTCACGGAAACCTCGAAAACACGTCACTGGCAGTTGAGCATCTTCGATCCCACGAGATTGAAAACGTCATCCATTGCGGTGACATCGGCTCAGCGTCTATCCCGTCAGAATTCACGGAATTTCAAACGCACTTCGTGTTTGGAAATGTTGATTCCGATGTGGCGACGCTTCGTCAGGCAATCAACGACGCCAACGGAACCTGCCACGGTCGCTTCGGGGAAGTCACGCTCGGCGGACGAAAAATTGCCTTCTTACATGGAGACGACGCAGCTCGAGCGAATCAGACGATCGAATCCAACGAGTACGATCTCGTCTGTTACGGACACACGCACAAGGCAGAATCCCATCAGGAAGGATCAACGCTGGTCCTCAATCCCGGGGCTCTCCATCGAGCCAATCCGCACACCTTGGCGATCGTCGACTTGACCGATCTTTCCGTCCAACATCTTCCATTACGACCAGAGCCAGGAGCGACGAAGTAGCGTTCGCATGATCCGCAACTCGATTTTCAACCGATCGAGAATTCGTGAGCGAACCGCTGGTGAAATCCAGACGAGAATGTGCGACAATCGCATCAGTGAACGCTGATTCAACCCACTCTCTCACTGGAGGAATCGATGTCAACCGCCACAACTTCGCCTAGTGTGATCGCTGCCCCGACAGTCCGCCAGACTCAGATGCTGATCGACGGCCAGTGGTGTGACTCCACGAGTGGCAAGACCTTCGCCACCTATCATCCAGCGACGGAAGAGAAAATCGCCGACGTTGCTCTCGCGAATGCGGACGATGTTGATCGTGCAGTCAAAGCTGCACGTCGGGCATTCGAGTCAGGCGACTGGCCAGCAATGGATGCCCGTGATCGCGGTCGACTTCTGAATCGCCTGGCTGACTTGATTGAAGAGAACGCGGATGAACTCGCTGCGCTGGAGACACTCGACAACGGAAAACCAATTCGAGACGCTCGCGCAGCTGACATCCCACTGGTGATTGATTGCCTTCGATATTACGCCGGCTGGGCAGACAAGATCACCGGCGAAACGATTCCCATTCGGGGCAATTACTTTTGCTATTCGCGTCGTGAACCCTTGGGAGTGTGCGGACAAATCATCCCCTGGAATTTCCCTGCGCTGATGGTCGCCTGGAAATGGGGACCAGCACTCGCTGCCGGATGCACGATCGTCATGAAGCCGGCTGAGCAAACTCCTCTCTCCTGCCTGCGACTCGCCGAACTGGCAACCGAAGCAGGCTTCCCACCCGGTGTGATTAACATCGTTCCAGGATTTGGAGAAACTGGAGCTGCAATTGTTCGTCACCCCGATGTCGACAAAATCGCATTCACGGGATCAACGGAAACCGCACAACGAATCATGTCCGATGCAGCTCAAACGCTGAAACGTCTGACATTTGAACTCGGTGGCAAGTCACCGAACATCATCTTCGGTGACTCAGATCTCGATGCCGCAATCGAAGGAGCGGAGTTTGGACTGTTCTTCAATCAGGGTCAGTGCTGTTGTGCGGGTAGCCGTGTTTTCGTCGAGCAATCTGTGCATGAAGAGTTCATCGAGAGAGTCGTCAGCCGCGCCCAAGAGAGACGACTTGGCAATCCGTTCGATGAAAACACGACACAGGGCCCGCAAATCGACATCGATCAATTCCGGAAGATCATGCACTACATCGAACGTGGCAAACATTCCAAAGCCACGTGTGTGACCGGTGGCGAGCGCGAAGGCACGCAAGGCTTCTACGTTCAACCAACGATCTTCGACAACGTCACCGATGACATGGACATCGCAACGGACGAGATCTTCGGACCCGTCATGAGCGTGCTTCCGTTCCGTGATATCGACGAAGTGATTGAACGGTCGAACAAGACCTACTACGGACTCGCAGCTGCAGTCTGGACGAAAGATGTCGCAAAAGCTCACCACATCGCCAACTCCGTCAAAGCGGGAACCGTGTGGATCAACTGCTATGACGTCTTCGATGCAGCTGCCCCATTTGGCGGGTTCAAGATGTCTGGAATCGGACGAGAACTCGGAGCTGCTGCGCTCGCAAACTACACGGAACACAAGACCGTGACGATGAATCTCAACTCGTAACACGAGTCTTTGAAGCGATCGCCCTCAAAGCGTCTACACCGTGTGGGTGCCGTCCCATGCGCACATGTCGCAGTTGCTTTCCAACAGTGATGCTGCGCTCGCTTCGTCTGCTAGAAATGGTTATCGTCCGGTTTGCCTGCACAGCCTTGCCATAACCCAAAACGAGTGCAACAAAGCCTCGTCGTTACTTCAAACTCGCACTAAGAAGTTGCGAAGCATAGAGACTGAGAGACGATGAATTCAGAAGCTGTCAACGAGTCCGAACTGATCCGAACCGATGTCGACGGAGTGTCGACACTTCAACTCAATCGTCCCAATCGTCGACATGCTTTGTCGTTGTCATTGTTGTCCGAACTTGAAACGACACTCCTTTCACTCAAGGACGACCGCTCAATTCGCGTCGTCATCATCGCATCCGCCGGGCCGGTCTTTTCGTCCGGCCATGATCTCGGAGAGATGCAGCAACGAACTGAAGAGGAGTACTCCACTCTGTTCGCCACCTGCGCACGAGTGATGATGGCCATTCGCTCGATGCCTCAACCCGTCATCGCCAGAGTTCAGGGTTTTGCAACTGCTGCTGGATGCCAGCTTGTTGCTGCATGTGATCTGGCTGTTGCCGTCGAGACAGCTCAGTTCGCAACTCCCGGAGTCAAAATCGGGTTGTTCTGTACCACTCCCATGGTTCCACTCGTCCGCAACATCGCTCCCAAGATTGCGATGGAAATGCTGCTCACCGGTCAGCCGATTTCCGCAAAGCGGGCACTCGAAGCGGGTCTCGTCAATCGTGTCGTTTCAGAAGAGGAACTCGATTCCACAGTCAAAGAACTGACGACTGCCATCGTCGCTTCAAGTCGACGCACACTCGCCCTCGGCAAAGAAGAGTTCTATACGCAACTTGAGATGACCGAAGAGGAAGCTTACGCACGAGCCGTTACCGTAATGACGAAAAATGTTCTCGAACACGATGCTCAGGAAGGCATGGCTGCGTTCCTGCAAAAGCGGCCTCCCGTCTGGAGCGAGTAATTGGCCAAGTTTGCTTCGGCGCTGCTTCCCTGGTGGACTACAAACGGACGCGCAACCATCGACGCGACCAGAATCGCCAAGTCGCGATCACTCCTCGTGCAAACATGTCGGCGTTCATCCCGACCCAAGCGCCCATCAACCCCATCTCCAGCGTGACTCCGAAAATGTATCCCAACGGAATGCGGATCAGATAAGTCGTGAACATGGCCACATACAGGGGAAATTTTGTCTCTCCTGCACCGCGGATCGCAGCGAAGTAAACGATTGAAAGAATCAACGGAATCTGAAACAGGCCAACGACTCGAAACGCAGGAATTCCCACAGCACGGACAGCTTCGTCCCGGTTCATTTGGTTGTAGATCCAATCCGCACCGAACACGAACCAGGCGGTGATCAATACTCCGAGGAGCGTACACTGCATGGCTGCTTCGTGTCCGGCGCGAACCGCACGTTCTTTGTTTCCTGCCCCTAGCGACTGACCAACCATCGTCGCTGCGGCCGCTCCGTACGCAACGGCTGGTAGATAAGTAATTGCTTCGACTCTCACTCCGATGATATGGGCAGCGAACTCTGCTTTACCGAGTCCAGAAATCACACGCAAAAAGATGCAGTGCCCGACCCACATGACGATCCCTTCCATCCCGGAAGGAACGCCTATCGCCAGAATTTTCCGAACGGTTTCTCCTCGCAGGCTGAGATCCGCAGGCACCAGCGATAAGCCGCTGAACCCCATGATAAAAATGGCGAGTATTAACAGCCCTCCGCACACTCTCGCCACAACAGTACCAGCGACAATTCCATCCACTCCCCATGGTTCAATCGGCCCGATTCCATGAACAAGCGCGGTCGACACGATCACATTCAGAATACTTACGGAACCGAACACCCACATCGGCGTCTTCATATCACCGCAACCTCGAAGAGCAGCGGCCAGCACCAGGCTGAAACTCGAAAACAACAAGCCGATGGCATCAACGCGAAGATACCGCACAGCGATTTGAGCGGCTTGCCCATCAAGCCCCATCAGCGTCACAAGCGTCGGCGCAGCGAGGAGAATCACCCCCATAAAGAACAGTCCGGAAACGAGAGAGAGTGCCAGTGAACGATTTGCGACAACGTTTGCCTCATCTCGCTCATCTGCACCCCATGCCCGGGATATCAGCGCTGTCGTTCCCGTCGCCACGAGTGAAAAGATTAGCGACGCCAACCAGCCGACATACGCAGCGACACCAACGGCCGCAGTGGCATCGGTCCGAATATCACTCGTCAGGTTACCTGCCAGATAGACGTCGTAGAACCCAACGAGAAAATTGAGCACCTGTTCCCCAAGCACCGGAAGCGCCAGGAAGAAAACAGTTGTACGAAGAGGACCTGTCATCAGGTCAGCATGAGTCGGAGTGAGTCGAGCGCGAGACATTGATGAATTCTAGAGCAAGTTGCTCTTTTCTGTGCACTCGCTTGTGCTGTTTCATCGGACAAAAGGTGGAGTTTGCTCGTGCGAGTGAGTGTACGCCATACTCAGAAATGCTCTCGAAGAACTTGACCGCTCGTATGCAGCGACACGCGCTAGCAAACAGTCCATTCAACAAAAGAATCAAGTTTATCGCTAAGAGACAACGAAGGTGGTGAAAGATCGATGCTGGGCATGGTCACTCCGTTGTCGTCGAGACACAAACAAAAACTCATCCACACACACTGATGTGAATTGCGAGAGATCCGAACGAATACAGAATCTCCTTCCGTGAACCCTACCTGACTCCCCGATTGCACGATACGATGGGGCCACCATCTCCTTGACCTTTCAATCGATAGGATGCGTGACTCGTGATTATCGGAGTGACAAAGGAAACATTCCCAGGTGAGCGGCGTGTCGCCCTGGTTCCAGCATCGGTTTCGGCATTGAAGAAACTCGGAGCTGAAGTCACCGTTCAATCTGGTGCTGGAGTCGAGGCAGGGTTCCCCGATTCAGATTATGAGGCGGCAGGCGCCAAACTCGTTGAATCGCGTGAGAACATTCTGGAGACAGCAGATGTACTGCTTCAGGTTCGCGCAGCGGTCGCGAATCCAGAACACGGATCGGCTGATCTCGCATCTCTCAAGCCGGATCAAGTCCTGATCGCACAGTGTGATCCTCTTTCAGATCCCAAGCAAATGCAGGATGCAGCTACGAAGAAGGCTGTCATTTTCGCATTGGAACTGGTTCCGCGAATTACTCGTGCTCAGAGCATGGACGTGCTCTCATCGATGGCGACAATCGCTGGTTACAAAGCCGTTTTGATGGCAGCCAGCACCTCACCTCAGATGTTCCCGATGATGATGACTGCAGCGGGAACACTCACCCCTGCTCGCGTCTTCGTGCTCGGTGCAGGCGTTGCTGGTCTGCAAGCCATCGCGACCTCCAAGCGAATGGGAGCAGTCGTCAGCGCATACGATGTTCGCCCTGCTGTGAAGGAACAGGTCCAAAGCCTGGGAGCCAAATTCATTGAAATGGATCTTGGCACTGCTGAAGGCGAAGGTGGTTATGCCAAGGAGATGGATGAAGAATTCTATCGAAAACAACGTGAACTGATGCTCAAAGTGATCGCCGACACAGATGTCGTCATCACAACTGCAGCGATCCCAGGCAAGAAAGCGCCGATCCTCGTCACCGAAGAAATGGTCGAAGCGATGCCACCAGGCGGAGTCATCGTTGACCTTGCTGCCGAACGGGGTGGAAACTGCGAGCTCACCAAATCGGGAGAAACCGTCGTCGCTCACGGCGTGACCATTCTCGGCCCGGAAAACGTTCCATCAGACATTCCGCGTCATGCGAGCCAGATGTTCTCGAACAACGTCACGACCTTTCTCAAGTCGCTGATCAAAGACGGTGCAGTTAACGTCGATCTGGATGACGAAGTCATTGCCGGGACTCTGGTCACATACAAGGGAGAGATGGTCCATCCGCTGTGTCGAAAGATC
Proteins encoded in this region:
- a CDS encoding Re/Si-specific NAD(P)(+) transhydrogenase subunit alpha — translated: MTKETFPGERRVALVPASVSALKKLGAEVTVQSGAGVEAGFPDSDYEAAGAKLVESRENILETADVLLQVRAAVANPEHGSADLASLKPDQVLIAQCDPLSDPKQMQDAATKKAVIFALELVPRITRAQSMDVLSSMATIAGYKAVLMAASTSPQMFPMMMTAAGTLTPARVFVLGAGVAGLQAIATSKRMGAVVSAYDVRPAVKEQVQSLGAKFIEMDLGTAEGEGGYAKEMDEEFYRKQRELMLKVIADTDVVITTAAIPGKKAPILVTEEMVEAMPPGGVIVDLAAERGGNCELTKSGETVVAHGVTILGPENVPSDIPRHASQMFSNNVTTFLKSLIKDGAVNVDLDDEVIAGTLVTYKGEMVHPLCRKIAGLEEISLDQFKAPEPDPYAPIPLASDDEPEESKTESTEDSPESKTDSES
- a CDS encoding MATE family efflux transporter, which translates into the protein MSRARLTPTHADLMTGPLRTTVFFLALPVLGEQVLNFLVGFYDVYLAGNLTSDIRTDATAAVGVAAYVGWLASLIFSLVATGTTALISRAWGADERDEANVVANRSLALSLVSGLFFMGVILLAAPTLVTLMGLDGQAAQIAVRYLRVDAIGLLFSSFSLVLAAALRGCGDMKTPMWVFGSVSILNVIVSTALVHGIGPIEPWGVDGIVAGTVVARVCGGLLILAIFIMGFSGLSLVPADLSLRGETVRKILAIGVPSGMEGIVMWVGHCIFLRVISGLGKAEFAAHIIGVRVEAITYLPAVAYGAAAATMVGQSLGAGNKERAVRAGHEAAMQCTLLGVLITAWFVFGADWIYNQMNRDEAVRAVGIPAFRVVGLFQIPLILSIVYFAAIRGAGETKFPLYVAMFTTYLIRIPLGYIFGVTLEMGLMGAWVGMNADMFARGVIATWRFWSRRWLRVRL